GTGTCGTCCAACGGGCACGAGCGGCCAGCCGTCGGGCCGCTGCCGTTCAGCAGCGGCTACCCCGGTCCACTGACCGGGAAGCCGTCATGGGCGGTGGACCCTGCCGACTCCTGGCGCGTGCTCATCGATGGCAACCCTGTCCCAACCCGATGGGACCTGCCCGCAGAACACCAGACCCACCCCGCAGACGGCTGACCCGCACCGAACCCGCCCGGGGTGGGGTGACATGTCACCCCACCCGGCCCCGACACGAGGCAGTCGTCGACCCAACCACGGGGCCCGAGCACAACCCCCAGCGCAACCAACGACCAGGGGATGGCCGGTGAACGCCGGTCCCGTTCGGGGGGCAGCAGCCGCAGAAGCGACCCAGGTGCCACGAGCACCGTCAGCGATGACGGGCACCGTCAGGCAGCCGGGACCGTCCGGCGCTGCAGTCCGGCCAGCAGCCAGCGACGGCAGCCCGCACCTCCAGCAACGACCACGGGATGCCTCCCTCGGTCATGACGAACACGGTGTCACCAACCAGTTCCGCACCGACGGGCCCGACCGAGGCGCAGGTATCGGTCCGCCACACCGAACGCCGATCGCAGCCGTCATCGAGGGTGGCCCGCAGCAGGCCCGCGTCGTCGAAGTCCGCGACCACTGCGGCACCCCCGGCGATGCCCTGGGTCACCCAATGGGTCGAGATGCATGGTTTCCGCATGATGGCGTGCGCAGGTCGTGCACGTTGAGGTAGGGTTGGGGCATGAACGACCCGGGATCGGCAATGCAGCTGCTGCGAGGCCAGTACGGCCACCTCCTGGACGCTGCACGACTCCAGTGGACCCGTCTCGCCACGGGCGAAATGACCACGTCGGCGCTGCCCTACGTCGACACGGTGACGGAGATAACCCGAACCGTTGTCCGCGTCGCCCACGTCGATGACCTGCCGAAGCCCGCGCTCGGCAACGTCATCGCCGCCACGGCACTCGCGCCGATCGCCACCCCCTCCGCACCGGTGGACGCCATCATCGGCGGGCTCACCCGCAGCCTTGCGGAGCACACCAACGACCGCCACTGGCTCGACATCGTCGAACCACCATCGACCGCCGTGCTCGACCGCACCACCGATGTCGTGCTGCCCACCCAGCAGGTGATCCTGCTGATCCAGCGGGCACTGACCGACACCGAAAGCCCCACCGACCGGATCCGCCGTGTCCTGGGTGCAACCAGCAACGACACCATCGGATCGATGATCGGCACCTCCCGCAACGTCGTTGCCAAGCTCGACTCCGGCAAGCGCCCCAACGACCAGACCGTCCTCGGCCGTCTGTCCCGCATCGACCGGATCGCCCGGTTCGTCGACGAACTCCTCGAACCAGAAGACGTCGACGCATGGCTCGACACGCCACTGGCCGACCTGGACGGCACCACACCCCGTGAAGCGCTGACCGACCCCGACCGCACCGAACGGCTCGTCGCGCTCCTCGCTGCCGTCGCCACCGGTGGGCCCGGCCCGACCCCACTGTCGGGCCAAGCCGCCTGACCACCGAACAACGACGGGGGGTGAGACAGGCATGGTCGAACCGATCCAGATGGCGCAGGGCTGGCTGGTGGCCCCAGCGCTGCACATGGAGGGACTCACCGGACCGGGGCTTGGCAGGGTCACCGACCCCGCCCGTCAGCGCTACCACGACCCCGCCAGCGGCCCCGCCACCTACGCGTGGTCCGACCCCCAGCTCGCCCGCCACGCCCACGCCAACAGCCTCCAAAGGGCCCTCGGGAGCTTCCCATCCCGACGTCGTGAGCGGCTGTGGGAAGTCGAGCTGCCCACCGAGCCGTTCGCCAACCTGGTCGACCCGGCCGCCGGTTGGTCAACCGCAACCGACCGGCCCGCCTGGATCTCCTCCTTTCGCCACCGGTTCGCCGGCGCAGTCGTCCCCCACGACCTCACACCACCCCCACCGGTGGCCGGAAGCCTCCTCGTGGTCTTCCTCGCCCACGACTACGACCACCTGACCGTGCACGACCGGGGTGGCCCATGACCACACTCCTGCACCTCCTCGCCCAGACCCCCACCCCAACGGGCACCCCAACCGCTGCCGGCGACGGCCCCGCATGGTGGGTCGAGCTACTCGCCGGTGCCCTCGTCGCGTTCGTCGCCGGCTGGGCAGGCGGCTGGCTGGCGTTCCGCCGGGCACAGGGAGCCGCCCGCGCCGACCGGACCAGGGAACGCAACGAGGCGCACCACGTGGCCCTTGGACTGCTCATCGACACCCTCCTCGGGATCGAGGCGGCACTGCGCCACGGTGGTGACGCCAACGACCTCGTGGCCAGCATCCTCCACGGGGCCACCGCAGCCCATCGGCCCGACGCCGAGGCACAACCCGTCCACGACCGGCTCGTGGCGTACCTCGCCACCGACCGAACCAACGAGGACACCCGCGACTCCCTCCTCGGCCAGCTCCAGGTGTGGCGATCGGCCCTCCACAGGGACCAAGCAGCAGTTGCGATCCGCCGCGAAGGCCCGGTCACCTGACCAGACCCGTCGCCCCACCAACCACCTGACGGCCGCTGTTCACACGCAAAGGCCCGTCAATCCACTCGCGGACCCCGTGGACACACACCCGGTCGGTCCCCTGACCTCCACCAGGCCGGCGGTTTGCTGGCAGTGACACGAAGAGTGGACCGGTGTGGACAACCCACTAGTGAATGCAGACGCTGAGTTCGTGGATGATGTACCGGCCGCCCTGCCGCAGGAACTCCGCAGTGACGGTGGCGGTTCCATCTCGTGTCGTCCCGCTGAGCGTCGTGCCGTCCTCGTGGACGCTTCGCGGGTCGAGGTCGGGGGTGTGCTCGGAGACCTTCGCGGCTTCCAGGAGGGCCGTGACGGGGTCGGTCTCTCCCCCGCCCTCCTCTGGGGTGAGGAAGTGTTCCTCCCGTCCTGTGCACCTCGTGGCATCGGCTATGGCATCCCCATTCGACGTGGGCCCTGTGCCCCGGTCACCCGGCGTGTCAGCGGCGGTGCAGGCAGCCAGTGCGCTGGCGGCCAGCAGGAGCAGAAGGAAAGCAGCACGTCGCAACGTCCTGTTCGACGCCGCTGACCACGGGTGGGTTCCGCGAACCTGCGGGCTGCTCCGCCGGGGGCACGTGTGTCGCTGCCGAAGGACCTGTCCGCCAGTTCCGGAGTCCGACAAGGCCCCGCGGCCGATCCGGGGGACGATCCGCTGTCGTACGGCTGCCACGAGCCGTCCGACGGGTGCCGCATCGTGTGCAACGATGCCCCCGATGATGTCGACACGGGAACAGCAGGGGTTGACGGGATGCCGGCGACGGTCCTGACGGGCCCGCCGCTCGCGGCGGTCCGCGACCTGCTCGATGGGGCGGACCGGGCGCTCCTGGCGGTGGCCTACCTGCGCCCGGCAGGAGTTGGGCTGCTCCGGGACCGACTCGCCGGTGTGGCCGACGGCAGGTTGCTGGTGGCCACCGACCGGGTCACCACCGCCGACGGGATCGCCGCCGCACGCAGCCGACGGTTCGAGGTGCGCGGCCACACCCCGCCACGCGGGGCGTTCCACGCCAAGTCGTGGCTGGTCCACCGGCCCGGTGGGGGCTGGACGGCCCTGGTGGGGTCAGGCAACTGCACCGGAGGGCTGGCGGTCAACGACGAGGCCCACACCCTCCTGGACGGCCCCGACGTCCAGGACACCCTCGGCCGACTCGCCATGGCGTTCGAAGACCGTTGGGCAGCCGCTGACCGCCGGCCCGAGGACACCATCCCGGAGCTGCGGACCGTCGACGTGGTCCGGGCCGGGCTGTGGGGTCCGCTGGCGGCGACGCTCGAGGCCGACCCCGTGGTGGAGACCGCCACTGGTGCGGCCAACACCGTCGTGGCGTTCGACCGGACCGGGTTCTCCGTCACCACCGGGGCGTCGGCAGCCAAGGGCAGCGGGGCGCAACGGGTGGACCCATGGATGGTCGAAGTCGTCCACGACCACCTCCTCGCCCACGGGATCGTGAGCTCCAAGGTCGTACAGGGCAACAGCGGCGACGGCGGGTTGAACGTGAAGCGGTCCGCGTTCGTCCTTGGGCTCCTTGCCCGCCACCCCGACATCGAATGGGCCTCCCGGCAACGCGGGTCGGTCGCCATCCGGCTGCGCCGCTGACGCGCAAGGGCGGGCAGGGCATGGTGTCGGTGGCTGATGCTTCACTTCCGGCATCTCCACCGTCCAGACCGCTGAGACCATCAACCGCGTGGGAGACCCACCCGTACGACATCTCGTCGCCCTCGTGCTCATCCTTGGCGTCGCCGTGCTTGCTGGCGTCGGACTGCTGGGCGAAGCGCGGGAGCACCAGCGCAGGGCCGACGCCGCATGGGCAAGGGAGGCCGTCGCCTTGGCGGTGGTCAGCAGCGGTGACGTCGTCGGGACCCGTGGGGAGGCCGGTGCGCTGCGTGCCGCCGCGCAGGAGGTCTGGGCCGCCGATGGCGTGGCAGGGCAGGCGTTTCGGGCCTGGACTGCGCCGGCGGGCGACCGGGCCGCGTTGCTGGTGAGCGTCCAGGGACGTCCGCCGGCCTGCGCCGTCCCGCACGGCGCTGGGCGGATCGTCTACACCGCCGCCGGCGAGCGGATGTCACCAGCGACAGCCGACGGCCCCCACGCCGTCGACTGCGCAGCCCTGGGCTGACATCCCTGCCCGCCACCAGCCGAAGCAGACCCGCGACCCCTTCGGGCAGGACGACTGTTCGTTGCCGGCGCACTACGGCGCGGCCCGGTGTCTGGGGGCGGTGCGACACTGGCGGCATGGACGACCACACCGACGCCGTGTTCCGTGACGGGGTGGCCGCTGACCGGCTGGCCGGCCTGGCGATGCTCGACCTGCGCTGCGGCACCGGGATGTGGCGGGCCCGACGGGCCCACCGGGCCGCCGTCGACCTCGCGGCCGACCTGGGCATCGACCAGGTGTGGCTGGTCACCTCACCGGCGCGGGCAACGGTGGGGGAGTGGCCGGAGGTGTTCGGGCCCGGACGGACCGTCGCCCCAGCCGACGCCGGCCGGAACCCCGACCATGCCGTGGTCGTGGTCGACCTCACCGCACTGCGGGGTCACCGCACCGTCGGCCTCGCCGAGGCGTTGGCTGGCCGGGTCCTTGTCACCACCTCCTCGCTGGGCTCCCGACTCCACGGGCTCCCCGTGCTCTCCGAGCACGTTGCGGCCGCCGGGTCACCCACCCGACGCTGAGACCCCTCCCGTCCCGAACGCAACGACGACACGCGCGGTCGGGACGGGGCCAGCGCGCCACCGGGGTAACGTTGGGGATGCGCCCCGGTAGGCCGCGGGCGCCAACGAGCCAACGCGAAGGAACCGTGAGGCCGATGACGACGATGCTGGGAGAGGTCGAGGTGGACGGACGCGGCCGTGTGTCGCTCGGCAGGTTCGGCAAGACCGAGCGGACCCGCTACGTCGTGTCCGAGGACGACCGCGGCGTGCTCACCCTCACCCCCGTCCACAGCCTGCCCGTGACCGACCTTCCCGACTGGCTCGCCCGGTCCATGGCGCAGGCCGACCGGGGCCAGGGCGGACCCCGCCCCGAGTTCACCAAGTAACCACGGGGACTTGGCGTCGTCGGCGGTGGTTGGGCCAGGCGATTCGCTTGGCTCGCTGCGACCGGTAGGGGCGGGGGATCGAAGCTTCTCGAGCGGCAGCCAGCAACTGATTCGGGACGGGGATGACGTCCCGTCCCCTCCGCAGGATGAGTGCCACGGGCGTCGGGTGACTTGACCGTCGCCGGGTTGGCGTGGCCCTTTCTGGCGGCGTGTCGCCTGAACGGACGGTCGGCACCGGGGACTGCATGACGCCCGGGCCCACCACTGGCCGAGGGGGCTGACATGTGACCCCCGCGCCAGCGTCCGGCGACAACCATCGCTGACACGGGCAGGCGACAACCAGCGCTGACATGGTCAGGCGACAACCGGCGCTGACATGGTCAGGCGACAGCCGTGGTGACGTGGATGGTTGACGCCGTCACCCCATGTGGGTCGCCACGCGGTCGGACGGAGCGCGCAGGCACCCGCCAACGACGTAGGAACCGAGATGGGCGTGGCTGACCTGCTGAACCGACGCGACGGGCTGCGGACTGCCATCGGCAGCATCAGGCGCTGCCCGAACAACCATCCGCGAAGAGCAGTCCACCTTCTGGTTCCCGTGCCAACCGAGACCCGCACCCAGCCCCATGCACCACGGGGTTCGCTGACTCCCTCGTGTCGGTCGGGCCGGGCGGGCCCACCAGCTGCGTTGGCGGGCCCGCAACGTCCGGGTCAGCGCATCCGGACGAAGTCGACCATGAAGTCCAGCAGGACCTCATCGTCCAGCCGGAGCCACTCACCCGTCTCCTGATGTCGCTCTCCGGCGAGTTCTATGTAGGCAACTCGCCCGTCGGGTCCCTCTGCAAACAAGGCTGCTGCCCCCCACGTATTCCCGTGGGTATCGGATGGGAGATCATAGGCCCACCCATGGACAGGTATTCCGTCTACCAGCAGATCCACAGGGTGTACCTGCTCTGCCGTCGACCTGGAGAGAGAAGTCCAGCTGGTACCCCAATCCACAACGTCTGCACCGCCGAGCACCAAGGTGGTACGTGGTACGTAGCACGCGCCAGTGATACTGGTCGTGTCAAACCAGTCGATGGGATGTTCCCACGTCTGAGTGATTATCGGATCATTCCAGTACTCCTGCGGCACGTTGCCGAGGCGTTCGCACAACCAGCCGTCACCGGCCACGGGCGCGATGACGTCGCCGACGCAGTCGGCCTTCATCGCATCAGCGACCCTGGACGACACCCGGTCGGTGGGGCCGACGACGAGGATGTGTCGGTTCAGGTCGTAGCACGGTGACACGCGGGCGGCGACGGGTGCGTCGATCCGGTTGGTGTCGACCAGCATCAGGGAGGTGTTGCGGCCTCGCAGCGCCCCGGTCGTCAACGCCGCGGCCGGTAGCCCGTACACCCATCCGTCGGATGCGAACCCGTTGATCACCACGTGGTGGGACGCCCCACCGATGTCGTTGTCGTACTCGCCGTTGTACCAGGTGTCGAACACTGCAGCGGTTGCCGTCCTGGTGTTGCCTGCAACTCGGTCGACCCGGATGTTGTCGTAGGTGGACGCCACCATGTACCGGTCCACGACGGACTCGTTGACGGCGTTCTCACCACCGGCCACGACGAACCAGTGGGACCAGTCCTCCCTGAGGTAGTCCTCCACCGCAGGGTGCGGCCGGGACGTCGGGGTCAGCAGGATCGGGGCACGACCGGCCGCCCACACCGACGCCGTGATCGAGTCGGCCCAGTCATCAGACCGTGCCAGGACGACACGGCCACCCGGCGGATCCCAGTGGGCGTTGAACTCCCGCGCCACCGCAACCGACGTCTCCACACGGGACGCACCCGACAGGCGACGAACGTCATAGCCCTCGAGGGCCAACTCGACCTGTGGCGACAGCGCCGACGTGCCACCCAACAGGTACACGATCCCGCCGGCCGGCAGGACCCGGTCGACCTCTGCCGCCACCCGACCATCCAGCGCCTCCGACCCGGTCAGCAGGATCGGGCCGCGCGTGGCGAACACGGTGCCGGCGAGGCTGTCGGCGAACACGTCATCGCGGGAGATGACGACGAGCTCGGCGGTCTCGTCGGCGAACCGGACCCGCGACACCTCAACGGCAGTGCCGATCGGGTCGCCGGCGTCGATCCGCTGGACGGTCTCGGGATCGGCGTCGAACCAGGGGGCACGCGAACTCTCGGTACGCCGCGAATCGGGCACCTCGTCGGACTGCGTTCCCGTGGCGGACGCCGGCGGGACGAACACGATCATCACCAGCAGCACCAGGGCTGCGGACAGGACTCTGGACACACACGCTCCAAGGGTTGGGTGTGCGCTGCACAGCGGCCGACCGGCGGGGGGAGGGGCGACCCTGCAACTGCGCAGCGATGCACACGTTGGGGTTTAGGACGGGTCGATGCTCCACGGACGCGGCCGGTCGGCAGCGCCGCCCGGATCGCCAGTCGGGGCCATCGGCCGCAGGCAGTCGGGGGAGCGGGGCGGTCGTGGACGGGCACGTCGTTGGTGTCGTTGGGACGTTGCCGTCCACGACGCTGCTGCTGCCACTCGCTTCCACCCACCCCTGGCTCGATTGCCTTGCTCCGGTTTTCATTCGACATCAGGGCCGGTGGTTCCTGCTCCGGTTGCCGCACGACGGGCAACGTCGTCCACGGGTACCAGCACAACCTCCGCCGCCGACTGCGGTCAACCGTCGATGCGCTGCTCCGCGGGGGTGTCATCCGTCGCGGACGGCTGCTCGTGCTCGCTTCCCGCCATCGACGAGGTCCTCGGCCGACTGACCCCTGTCCCAACACGGACGCAGGTCCGCGCGCCGCCGCAGCCAGCGCAGAGGGGCACCACGGGGAGGCGGCGGCCCCCAGGACAGCCGAGGGCGAGCCCCCCGTGCGCCGGTGGCGGTTCAGTTCCGACATGCAAGGGTTGGGCGGCATGGACGACACCCTCCTCGACAGCCTGCTGACCCTCGCGACCGGCCACGACGAAGGGGCGGCCGCGCCCACCCCGGGGATGCGGGTGCTGCTTCGCCTCGGACTCCGCAACGGCCAGATCGTCGAAGGCGAACTCCTCAGCGCCCAGCAGTACCTGTACAGCCTCGATCGGGTCACCCCCGAGGACCTGCCCCCCATCGAATGGGCTGACGACGACGGACTGGTCCACCTCGACCGGGTCACCTACGGCGATGCCGGCCGCACCTACGGGCCGTCCGCCGCCCCCGGCGCGATCCAGCTGCACCGCAACGACATCGTCACCACCCAGGTCATCGGCATCGGTCCACGCTGACCACAGCCCCCAGCACAGCAACGAAGGGTGCCCCTGACATGCGCGTGGTCCACACCGACGGGTCGTGCCTGTACCCGACGCCGGCCGCACGGACCGGGCCGGGCGGCTGGGCCTGGATCACCGATGACGGCCAGCAGGGCTCCGGTGGGCAGCCCGACACCACCAACCAGCGGATGGAGCTGCATGCCGTCGCCGATGCGCTCCGCCGCATCGACGGGCCGGTGGAGGTCGTCACCGACTCCGCCTACGTCGCCAACTGCTGGGCGCAACGATGGTGGGAGGGCTGGATCGCCCGTGGCTGGAAGACCTCCGCCAAGAAGCCCGTTGCCCACCGGGACCTGTGGGAACCCGTCGTCGACAGGTTCGCCCTGGGTGACGTCACCATCCGTTGGGTGAAGGGCCACACCGGCGATCCCGGCAACGAACTCGCCGACCGGCTTGCCCGCAGCGAAGCAGAACGGATCCGCGACACGACCTGAC
This genomic window from Euzebya pacifica contains:
- a CDS encoding cell wall-binding repeat-containing protein, giving the protein MSRVLSAALVLLVMIVFVPPASATGTQSDEVPDSRRTESSRAPWFDADPETVQRIDAGDPIGTAVEVSRVRFADETAELVVISRDDVFADSLAGTVFATRGPILLTGSEALDGRVAAEVDRVLPAGGIVYLLGGTSALSPQVELALEGYDVRRLSGASRVETSVAVAREFNAHWDPPGGRVVLARSDDWADSITASVWAAGRAPILLTPTSRPHPAVEDYLREDWSHWFVVAGGENAVNESVVDRYMVASTYDNIRVDRVAGNTRTATAAVFDTWYNGEYDNDIGGASHHVVINGFASDGWVYGLPAAALTTGALRGRNTSLMLVDTNRIDAPVAARVSPCYDLNRHILVVGPTDRVSSRVADAMKADCVGDVIAPVAGDGWLCERLGNVPQEYWNDPIITQTWEHPIDWFDTTSITGACYVPRTTLVLGGADVVDWGTSWTSLSRSTAEQVHPVDLLVDGIPVHGWAYDLPSDTHGNTWGAAALFAEGPDGRVAYIELAGERHQETGEWLRLDDEVLLDFMVDFVRMR
- a CDS encoding ribonuclease H family protein, translated to MRVVHTDGSCLYPTPAARTGPGGWAWITDDGQQGSGGQPDTTNQRMELHAVADALRRIDGPVEVVTDSAYVANCWAQRWWEGWIARGWKTSAKKPVAHRDLWEPVVDRFALGDVTIRWVKGHTGDPGNELADRLARSEAERIRDTT